In Mycetocola zhujimingii, one DNA window encodes the following:
- a CDS encoding glycerophosphodiester phosphodiesterase — MVDRVGNGELSSHDHLDLHAERMSESLIRARFDRRQFLVGGAAVLFLASCSQRSSPTNYQLVGAAPASTVRAVSELFALAAPFYIAHRGSGDNWPEHTALAYSNAAAAGAQAIEISVNATADGVLVCHHDKNIRRMTGVDRDIAEMSWSELQAQRNDARRWLGPLASLEPIPRLSDVLDDLAAEHVIFIEDKTGRNTTALLALMDSYPDATEHFVWKQWAGAKQHQLARKRGYKTWGYVTSDLALTTEMLDGFDYLGIHHSATDAAISRLVARGKPVIAWEVHRRSMRDRLLKLGVVGMMCSNIPYVMGSTLPAVTDSFASGVRAPGDLPWTTDLGWKNQPQLIPDSGSVVLAYPTIESYHMGSFAPVDTRDCRISFRLRWPDSTPASSKHAGLSFGLASDDPYRVGISSRVSGYHAILRANGRLDLYERRSGIARGTLLGTVPTPAPAVGEWVDLVVSISGARITVSRGGNPAWVVAVDDSRHRGGYFSLCKNYADPIPVEFSAVRVE, encoded by the coding sequence GTGGTCGACCGAGTCGGGAACGGCGAGCTATCGTCCCATGATCACCTTGACCTACACGCCGAACGCATGAGCGAGTCATTGATTCGAGCCCGGTTTGATCGGCGACAATTCCTCGTGGGCGGAGCGGCGGTCCTCTTTCTGGCCTCCTGCTCGCAGCGCAGCAGCCCAACGAACTACCAGCTGGTCGGAGCGGCTCCCGCATCGACGGTGCGGGCGGTCTCTGAACTCTTCGCACTGGCGGCGCCGTTCTATATTGCCCACCGCGGATCCGGCGACAACTGGCCCGAGCACACAGCTCTGGCGTACAGCAACGCTGCTGCTGCGGGTGCACAGGCGATCGAAATCTCCGTGAACGCGACAGCAGATGGCGTGCTGGTTTGTCACCATGATAAGAACATCCGCAGGATGACGGGGGTCGATAGGGATATCGCCGAAATGTCATGGAGCGAGTTGCAGGCTCAACGAAATGACGCACGGCGATGGCTCGGCCCCCTCGCTTCGCTCGAGCCAATACCGCGCCTCTCCGATGTGCTTGACGACCTCGCGGCCGAGCACGTCATTTTCATCGAGGACAAAACCGGGCGTAACACGACCGCTCTGCTCGCCCTCATGGATTCTTACCCGGACGCCACAGAGCACTTCGTGTGGAAACAATGGGCGGGGGCCAAGCAGCACCAACTGGCTCGAAAGCGCGGCTATAAGACCTGGGGATATGTGACCTCTGATCTCGCCCTGACGACGGAGATGCTCGACGGGTTTGACTACCTCGGGATTCACCACTCGGCCACAGACGCTGCCATTTCACGACTCGTTGCACGAGGAAAGCCCGTGATCGCTTGGGAGGTGCACCGGCGCTCGATGCGGGACCGGTTATTGAAGCTTGGCGTCGTCGGAATGATGTGCTCGAACATCCCTTACGTCATGGGTTCCACGTTGCCAGCAGTGACCGATTCGTTCGCCAGCGGTGTGCGAGCGCCCGGTGACTTGCCGTGGACCACAGATCTGGGCTGGAAAAACCAGCCACAGCTCATCCCGGATTCCGGATCGGTTGTCCTCGCATATCCCACCATTGAGAGCTACCACATGGGCTCGTTTGCGCCGGTCGACACCCGGGACTGTCGTATTTCCTTCCGACTGCGCTGGCCCGATAGTACGCCCGCTTCAAGCAAGCACGCTGGCCTGTCTTTCGGCCTTGCAAGCGACGATCCCTATCGAGTCGGTATCTCGTCCAGGGTCAGCGGCTATCACGCCATCCTGCGCGCCAATGGAAGGCTTGATCTGTACGAGCGGAGGAGCGGCATTGCCCGTGGAACCCTGCTCGGGACGGTGCCTACGCCCGCGCCGGCGGTGGGTGAATGGGTCGATCTGGTCGTGTCGATCAGCGGCGCGAGGATCACTGTGAGCCGGGGCGGCAACCCCGCATGGGTAGTAGCAGTCGATGATTCGCGACACCGGGGAGGGTACTTCTCGTTGTGCAAGAACTACGCGGACCCCATTCCCGTTGAGTTCTCAGCAGTGCGGGTCGAATGA
- a CDS encoding CDP-alcohol phosphatidyltransferase family protein, translated as MTTFKLAYAELVQAQKPKKGVSLYSRHVNRPLGRMLAAALHSVGASPNQVTLLSAIATTAGLAVLVSQRPGLAVGIVVALLLALGFALDSADGQVARLSGRQSPAGEWLDHVVDAAKMVAVHGCVFVAAWLHTSVETLWLSIPLVFQVISTLLFAGGTLLELIERSLPARREVVPSRPSTVRAVGLLPADYGVLCLSFVVWGFTPVFVVAYSLLFLANAAIAAMLLTKWFRELSARP; from the coding sequence GTGACCACCTTCAAATTGGCGTACGCAGAACTGGTGCAGGCCCAAAAGCCGAAGAAGGGCGTGTCACTGTACAGCCGGCACGTGAACAGGCCTCTCGGCAGGATGCTCGCGGCCGCGTTGCACAGTGTGGGCGCCAGCCCCAACCAGGTCACGCTTCTCTCGGCAATAGCTACTACAGCCGGGCTCGCGGTGCTGGTTTCGCAGCGCCCGGGGCTTGCCGTGGGCATCGTCGTCGCGCTACTGCTCGCGCTCGGCTTCGCGCTCGACTCGGCAGACGGCCAGGTGGCACGACTCTCCGGGCGCCAGTCACCCGCTGGAGAATGGCTCGATCACGTCGTCGACGCCGCAAAGATGGTCGCCGTTCACGGTTGCGTATTCGTCGCTGCGTGGCTTCACACGTCGGTCGAGACGCTATGGCTTTCAATTCCCCTCGTTTTCCAGGTGATCTCCACGCTGCTGTTCGCCGGGGGAACACTGCTCGAACTCATTGAGCGCTCACTCCCCGCGAGGCGGGAAGTGGTGCCGAGCCGTCCCTCCACGGTGCGAGCGGTCGGACTATTGCCAGCGGATTACGGAGTTCTGTGCCTGAGCTTCGTAGTCTGGGGCTTCACCCCCGTGTTCGTCGTGGCGTACAGCCTTCTCTTTCTGGCGAACGCAGCCATCGCCGCAATGCTTCTCACCAAGTGGTTCCGGGAGTTGTCCGCACGCCCCTGA
- a CDS encoding lipopolysaccharide biosynthesis protein: MSRGTRRLVAARSGLSKIAGYSLSMLVLAVASLAIIPVMVGADGPRAWASIAVGQSIGGVAAVVVGYGWGLTGPAVVARADPPARVRAHSESLWVKCVLLVPVGATAASLAALLTPTRPDLAAVGALSTAAVGLTASWYFVGLSRPYALFFLETFPRVLGTVVGIALMLAGADAFVGVMCVLGGMVLAFVASSIFIQGVSGVPRGERLPRSPLWSVLGSQGLGLSSTLLSSGYVAAPVLIVSAVAPYALPVYAIVDKVQRQVSVALNPFVTVFQGWVPRATSDRLRERVFRALALSLLFSILLGVGMLSVAPYLIAWLGGDQIRPGTTTLVLMAGFVALALFEAVVSKAILIAIDRVNVVATATLVGSLVGLPLVAVGAVFFGPSGALGAILVGLALRVGIELTGVFTTFRRADGPVSTAVNTRRTQRAQI, from the coding sequence ATGTCGAGAGGCACACGTCGTTTGGTCGCTGCCAGGTCCGGGCTCAGCAAAATTGCGGGCTATTCCCTCTCAATGCTCGTCCTGGCTGTGGCATCGCTGGCGATCATTCCCGTCATGGTTGGAGCGGACGGCCCGCGGGCGTGGGCGTCCATCGCCGTCGGACAATCCATCGGCGGCGTTGCCGCCGTTGTGGTGGGATATGGCTGGGGCCTGACCGGGCCGGCTGTCGTAGCGCGGGCCGATCCACCAGCGCGAGTGCGCGCTCACTCCGAGTCCCTCTGGGTCAAGTGCGTCCTTCTTGTGCCGGTAGGGGCGACTGCGGCGAGTCTTGCCGCACTCCTGACGCCGACGCGCCCGGATCTTGCTGCGGTCGGGGCACTCTCCACGGCAGCGGTCGGGCTCACGGCGAGTTGGTATTTTGTCGGTCTTTCGCGGCCGTATGCCTTGTTCTTTCTCGAGACATTTCCACGCGTGCTGGGGACAGTGGTGGGAATCGCCCTCATGCTCGCGGGGGCCGATGCGTTCGTGGGGGTCATGTGTGTGCTGGGCGGGATGGTGCTGGCGTTCGTCGCCTCGTCGATCTTCATTCAAGGTGTAAGCGGTGTGCCGCGGGGTGAGAGGCTGCCGCGCAGCCCGCTGTGGAGCGTTCTGGGTTCGCAGGGGCTTGGCCTCAGTTCGACCCTGCTATCGTCCGGATACGTGGCTGCCCCCGTCCTGATCGTGTCTGCCGTCGCCCCCTATGCCCTTCCGGTTTATGCGATCGTGGATAAAGTTCAGCGTCAGGTATCGGTTGCTCTCAATCCGTTCGTGACCGTGTTTCAGGGGTGGGTGCCTCGAGCAACGAGTGATCGGTTGCGTGAGCGGGTGTTTCGAGCGCTCGCGCTGTCTTTACTCTTTTCCATCCTTCTTGGTGTGGGCATGCTCAGCGTCGCGCCCTATTTGATTGCGTGGCTTGGCGGTGATCAGATTCGCCCCGGAACCACGACACTCGTGCTGATGGCGGGATTTGTCGCCCTGGCCCTGTTCGAGGCCGTCGTGAGCAAAGCAATCCTGATTGCCATCGATCGGGTGAATGTCGTGGCCACCGCCACGCTCGTCGGCAGCCTGGTTGGACTTCCGCTTGTCGCCGTCGGCGCCGTCTTCTTTGGGCCGAGTGGGGCGCTGGGGGCCATTCTCGTCGGCCTCGCTCTCCGCGTGGGGATTGAGCTCACCGGTGTGTTCACCACTTTTCGACGAGCCGACGGGCCTGTGTCTACCGCAGTCAATACGAGGAGAACTCAACGTGCACAGATCTAG
- a CDS encoding putative colanic acid biosynthesis acetyltransferase yields MTTHRDGSERHSATPTTPSSAEPISRRNLSGFSGAGYDRGRNALWQVAWLLVSGLVSIRWWCPPSARVSILRAFGATIGRGVNIRHGVRIHWPWKLTVGDNSWIGEQTWILNLEPVTIGSDVCISQGVLLCTGSHDRRSPTFEFDNAPIVVGDGAWIAARATVLRGSTIGHDAVVGATALVSDSVRPGALVLAPRARPTDAVSR; encoded by the coding sequence ATGACCACCCACCGCGACGGTTCCGAGCGCCATAGCGCGACCCCGACAACGCCATCGAGCGCGGAACCGATATCCCGGAGAAACCTCTCTGGATTCTCCGGTGCCGGGTATGACCGGGGACGCAACGCCCTGTGGCAGGTAGCGTGGCTGTTGGTCTCCGGGCTGGTGTCGATTCGGTGGTGGTGCCCACCGAGTGCGAGAGTCAGCATCCTCCGTGCCTTCGGGGCGACCATCGGCCGAGGAGTCAACATTCGCCACGGCGTTCGTATTCATTGGCCATGGAAGCTCACTGTTGGAGACAACTCGTGGATCGGAGAACAGACCTGGATTCTGAACCTCGAGCCCGTGACAATCGGATCAGACGTCTGTATCTCACAGGGGGTCCTCCTCTGCACAGGTAGCCATGACAGGCGCTCCCCCACTTTCGAATTTGATAATGCGCCGATCGTTGTCGGTGATGGTGCGTGGATCGCCGCTCGCGCTACGGTGCTCAGAGGATCCACGATCGGCCACGACGCGGTTGTCGGCGCCACAGCACTTGTCAGCGACAGCGTCCGCCCCGGCGCGCTCGTCCTGGCCCCTCGGGCACGGCCGACGGATGCGGTATCGCGCTGA
- a CDS encoding DUF7594 domain-containing protein has product MRSRALGGTIAVLTLVTGLIVGSLSPQAASALSPGVHFSAENLPTWQTNGVVYALGQSNGKVIAGGTFSQIRPPTGGSGTAQTRNALAVFNAETGAPDPCQFTVALSGGTPTIRAIVTSDDGNTVYVGGNFSSMSGVTVARVAAIDVNSCSVRPLRTSAISSVVYGLAVKGNTLYLAGAFKSVAAQERLSFAAVNATTGALLPWVANTELTGRAVAVSPDGSKVAVGGDFFFVNGQDSHSIGVVDAISGANVRNYPVGFIPSTSVTKALYSSGDTFYGGNEGTGGGVFDGRFAISWNTLEQKWRDTCLGATQALLEYRGTVYAANHAHDCSSNRAFQDGKRTYFTAQNAESAELLGWNPLGNDGTGEGIGPRALVISNGNSTGQPYLWSGGEFTRINNTAQQGLTRFSAADTGAPPTPVASAQATSSGSIQVRFRAVVDSDDSVLTYRIYRNNASTPVWEGTANSQWWKRPQVTFVDTAVNTGTQYSYRVTASDGTNTSGLSAAVTTRATASSNDYPAQVRADGAQLYWQYDGTTGVWIQDKSATATRTDGMSGIAQNGVARAADGAFAGDTTGSAVFDDVDDNVWEDNYVPGPSTYSIETWIKTTTTTGGKIIGYGNGRPRTDSGENVNSGSYDRHIYMDNSGRLTFGVYTGAAVTIRSASAYNDGGWHHIVATQGAGGMALYVDGLRVGQNGTTNAQSYHGVWRVGGDNLSGWPDRPSSDFFGGQIDETAVYGGALTRQQVLSHYTLAGGSAAVNPAPDDTYGQAVYAGDPDFYWRLAERDGTTARDSSTFGSTPGVYGAGVERGSRGIVEGNSAVTMNGAPESLVATTVAGGSSSTFAAELWFRTSSTSGGKLIGFENTQSGNGSDYDKQIYMTNSGSLIFGVYTGGVAYVESPISYNDGSWHHVVGVQDATGMKLYVDGSLINSNGTVSNQSFTGYWRVGGGNINGWPSQPSNFYFAGSIDEAALYSRTLTAQEIANHHALGVNDSTAPAMPENVDGRFEDGAVTLSWDAASDDTAVQSYRVYRGESADFTADSSSFVDEVTETSWTGINPEIGTAYYRIVAVDGSGNVSAPTSAVAVTVTDTIAPSVPSGVTASAGATSATITWTASTDNVGVATYALYRGNNAGFEANASNRIAELTGTSYTDTGLQPGSYFYRVTAVDAAGNVTAPSEASGEVVIAAPDRTAPTAPTDVSAGADQTSVTVEWEASTDNVGVVRYSVHRGTTSGFAVNGSTLIAETTETRYVDAGLEVGTYYYKVTAADAAGNVSAASGASNPVTIVIVDSSAPTAPVGVTAQNQGSTVQVDWSASSDNVAVTGYTVYRGATVGFAADATSRIGDSAGTSYSDPDLANGTYYYRVTAVDAAGNVSAPSEAAAATVGQPVSDPIVMRVTPTEDAMVYQSSPATNYGQNNQLSARGAASNSAFESFLKFPLPVAPPGMVLSEATITTRTSTDATAGSTDTHTYSLAASSWAEDTLTWNNRPTGSGPTMGTLTGASATNTVYTASLAAGPLAGLTGQNVSLRLTSGGGDNLRLWSSEASNVSYRPVLTLTFRPGTGPEPDTTAPSVPTGVSTAVNQSAVTVSWSASTDSVGVTGYSIYRGATSDFPANATSRIAGTSGTSFTDSPVSAGTWYYRIDATDAAGNLSAPSAAVAAIVSPPSPAAVTVQVPATDDAMVVQAAGGTNYGSNTQLSARGGGTAQIESFLHFDLPTAPIGYTLTGATFTVRTSTDPAAGSIDTFTLSTAADGWTEAGLTWNNRPTTSAQTMGTMGPMTATNTQYVGALSIETLGSLLGQTVSARFTGNGSDNVRLWSTESGTASYRPMITLTYTPNA; this is encoded by the coding sequence ATGCGCTCACGCGCTCTGGGCGGGACCATTGCGGTGCTCACCCTAGTAACAGGACTGATCGTCGGGTCGTTGTCACCTCAGGCAGCGTCGGCGCTGTCTCCTGGTGTTCACTTCAGCGCGGAAAACCTTCCGACCTGGCAAACCAATGGTGTCGTTTATGCATTGGGGCAATCGAACGGCAAAGTTATCGCCGGAGGAACGTTCTCCCAGATTCGCCCGCCGACCGGCGGCTCCGGAACGGCTCAAACCCGGAACGCACTCGCGGTGTTCAACGCTGAAACTGGTGCGCCTGACCCCTGCCAGTTCACTGTCGCGCTGAGCGGCGGAACGCCGACAATACGCGCAATCGTCACCTCCGATGACGGGAATACCGTCTATGTTGGCGGCAACTTCTCAAGCATGTCGGGTGTCACGGTGGCCAGGGTGGCCGCCATCGACGTGAACTCCTGTTCAGTCCGCCCCTTGCGCACAAGCGCCATTTCATCGGTCGTCTATGGCCTCGCGGTGAAAGGCAATACCCTTTATCTCGCGGGCGCGTTTAAGAGCGTGGCCGCGCAGGAACGGCTGAGCTTCGCCGCGGTGAATGCGACGACAGGTGCGTTGCTTCCGTGGGTGGCGAACACCGAACTCACCGGACGTGCGGTGGCTGTCTCGCCAGACGGTTCCAAGGTAGCCGTTGGCGGAGACTTCTTCTTCGTCAACGGTCAGGACTCGCACTCCATCGGCGTGGTCGACGCGATCTCAGGAGCGAATGTCCGCAACTATCCGGTGGGATTCATTCCAAGCACATCGGTGACGAAGGCGCTGTATTCCAGCGGGGACACCTTTTACGGCGGTAACGAGGGTACCGGCGGTGGTGTGTTTGACGGGCGTTTCGCCATCAGCTGGAACACCCTCGAGCAAAAATGGCGCGATACCTGCCTCGGTGCTACTCAGGCGTTGCTTGAATATCGAGGAACTGTCTACGCAGCTAACCACGCCCACGACTGTTCATCCAACCGCGCTTTCCAGGACGGTAAACGGACGTACTTCACTGCGCAGAATGCGGAATCCGCCGAATTACTTGGCTGGAACCCGCTCGGTAACGACGGCACAGGCGAAGGGATCGGCCCTCGCGCCCTCGTTATCTCGAACGGGAACTCAACCGGCCAGCCATATTTGTGGTCGGGAGGTGAATTCACCAGAATCAACAACACGGCTCAACAGGGTCTGACCCGATTCAGCGCCGCTGACACAGGGGCCCCTCCTACACCGGTTGCTTCCGCACAAGCGACCAGCTCCGGGTCGATTCAGGTACGCTTCCGCGCAGTTGTGGACTCAGACGACAGCGTCCTGACGTACCGGATCTACCGCAACAACGCGAGCACTCCCGTGTGGGAAGGAACGGCAAACTCGCAATGGTGGAAGCGCCCGCAGGTGACATTCGTTGACACGGCAGTGAACACAGGCACCCAGTATTCGTACCGGGTAACGGCATCCGACGGGACAAACACCAGTGGGCTCTCTGCGGCCGTCACCACTCGCGCAACGGCATCCTCAAACGACTACCCGGCCCAGGTCCGCGCTGACGGTGCTCAACTGTACTGGCAGTATGACGGCACAACCGGGGTATGGATTCAAGACAAGAGCGCTACTGCGACGAGGACCGACGGTATGAGCGGGATCGCCCAGAACGGCGTTGCACGTGCAGCGGATGGCGCATTCGCCGGGGACACGACCGGCTCCGCGGTCTTTGACGATGTCGACGACAATGTCTGGGAAGACAACTATGTCCCCGGGCCGTCGACGTACTCAATCGAGACGTGGATCAAGACAACTACAACCACCGGTGGGAAGATCATCGGCTACGGCAATGGGCGTCCGCGCACAGACTCAGGTGAGAACGTCAACAGCGGCAGCTATGACCGGCACATCTATATGGACAACTCCGGGCGGCTCACGTTCGGTGTCTATACCGGGGCGGCGGTGACGATTCGGAGTGCATCTGCCTACAACGACGGCGGATGGCACCATATCGTTGCTACCCAGGGGGCGGGTGGAATGGCGCTCTACGTTGATGGCCTGCGCGTGGGTCAGAACGGAACGACGAACGCTCAGTCCTATCACGGAGTCTGGCGGGTCGGTGGCGACAACCTTTCGGGTTGGCCTGACCGCCCCTCGTCGGACTTCTTTGGCGGACAGATTGACGAAACAGCCGTGTACGGCGGTGCTTTGACTCGCCAGCAAGTGCTCAGTCACTACACGCTCGCCGGGGGCTCTGCGGCGGTAAATCCCGCACCCGACGACACCTATGGCCAGGCGGTCTACGCGGGTGATCCTGATTTCTACTGGCGCCTCGCTGAGCGTGACGGTACTACCGCTCGCGACTCCTCGACTTTCGGCTCAACGCCGGGAGTGTACGGCGCTGGAGTTGAGAGAGGCTCGCGTGGCATCGTCGAAGGAAATTCCGCAGTGACGATGAACGGTGCGCCGGAGAGTCTCGTCGCCACCACGGTGGCTGGTGGGTCTTCCTCAACTTTCGCGGCCGAGCTGTGGTTCCGAACGAGTTCAACGTCCGGTGGAAAGCTCATCGGCTTCGAGAACACGCAATCGGGAAATGGATCTGACTACGACAAGCAGATCTATATGACCAACTCAGGCTCCCTGATCTTCGGTGTCTACACGGGTGGAGTCGCATACGTGGAGAGTCCGATTAGCTACAACGATGGATCGTGGCACCATGTGGTTGGAGTCCAGGATGCGACCGGCATGAAGCTGTACGTCGACGGGTCGCTGATCAACTCGAACGGTACGGTGTCGAACCAGTCGTTCACCGGGTACTGGAGAGTCGGCGGTGGAAATATCAATGGCTGGCCATCGCAGCCGTCGAACTTCTATTTTGCAGGCTCGATCGATGAAGCCGCGCTCTACTCACGCACCCTCACAGCGCAGGAAATTGCCAACCACCATGCTCTCGGAGTCAATGACTCCACGGCGCCAGCGATGCCAGAAAACGTCGATGGACGATTTGAGGATGGTGCAGTCACGCTGAGTTGGGATGCCGCGAGCGATGACACAGCAGTGCAGAGCTACCGCGTCTACCGTGGCGAGTCCGCAGACTTCACCGCAGATTCATCGAGTTTCGTGGATGAGGTCACCGAAACCAGCTGGACGGGAATCAATCCCGAGATCGGCACCGCTTACTATCGGATCGTTGCGGTAGACGGCAGCGGCAATGTGAGTGCTCCAACGAGTGCTGTTGCAGTGACGGTGACAGACACGATCGCGCCATCGGTTCCATCGGGAGTGACCGCGAGCGCCGGTGCGACCTCCGCGACAATAACGTGGACCGCCTCTACGGACAACGTTGGCGTGGCAACGTACGCGCTTTACCGCGGCAACAACGCCGGGTTCGAGGCGAACGCATCCAATCGGATTGCTGAGCTCACTGGCACTTCTTATACCGATACCGGCTTGCAGCCGGGAAGCTACTTCTATCGGGTGACAGCGGTTGACGCCGCAGGCAATGTGACCGCACCATCTGAAGCATCGGGCGAAGTGGTCATCGCGGCGCCGGACAGGACAGCACCGACGGCTCCAACGGACGTGTCCGCCGGAGCTGACCAGACCAGTGTCACCGTGGAGTGGGAGGCATCGACCGACAACGTTGGAGTGGTCAGATATTCGGTGCACCGAGGAACGACGAGCGGCTTCGCGGTCAACGGGTCCACCCTGATCGCGGAGACTACCGAGACCCGGTACGTGGACGCCGGGCTGGAGGTCGGTACTTATTACTACAAGGTGACGGCGGCAGACGCAGCCGGTAACGTCAGCGCGGCGTCAGGTGCATCGAATCCTGTGACCATCGTCATCGTGGATAGTTCCGCGCCGACAGCACCGGTGGGTGTGACTGCACAGAATCAGGGCTCGACCGTTCAGGTGGATTGGTCAGCCTCGAGCGATAACGTCGCGGTCACCGGGTACACCGTGTATCGGGGTGCGACCGTCGGCTTCGCTGCTGACGCCACGAGCCGCATCGGTGATTCCGCCGGTACGTCTTATTCGGATCCAGACCTGGCCAACGGCACCTACTATTACCGGGTGACGGCGGTGGATGCGGCTGGAAACGTCAGCGCACCGAGTGAGGCAGCGGCTGCAACGGTGGGACAGCCTGTCAGCGATCCGATTGTGATGAGGGTGACACCGACGGAAGATGCCATGGTGTATCAGTCCTCCCCGGCGACAAACTACGGTCAGAACAATCAGCTGAGCGCACGAGGGGCGGCGAGTAATTCTGCATTCGAGTCCTTCCTCAAGTTCCCCCTGCCGGTTGCCCCGCCGGGAATGGTTCTCTCCGAGGCGACGATCACCACGCGTACATCGACCGATGCGACCGCTGGGTCGACCGATACCCATACATACTCGCTGGCAGCGTCGAGTTGGGCGGAGGACACTCTCACCTGGAACAACCGCCCGACTGGAAGTGGGCCGACGATGGGGACGCTCACAGGCGCCAGTGCGACCAACACCGTATACACCGCCAGCCTGGCAGCGGGACCTCTCGCCGGGCTGACCGGTCAAAACGTATCGCTTCGTCTGACGAGCGGTGGTGGTGACAACCTTCGGCTCTGGTCGAGCGAAGCGAGCAACGTTTCATACCGCCCGGTACTGACTCTCACCTTCCGGCCCGGTACGGGGCCGGAACCTGACACGACGGCGCCCTCCGTTCCCACTGGCGTGTCTACGGCGGTGAATCAGTCGGCAGTGACCGTCAGCTGGTCCGCATCGACGGATAGCGTCGGGGTCACGGGATACTCGATCTACCGCGGAGCCACGAGCGATTTCCCGGCTAATGCGACCAGCAGGATCGCGGGAACGTCGGGGACATCCTTTACGGACAGTCCCGTGTCGGCCGGCACCTGGTACTACCGAATTGACGCCACGGATGCAGCAGGAAATCTGAGCGCACCATCTGCGGCGGTCGCAGCAATCGTCTCGCCCCCGTCGCCTGCCGCCGTCACCGTGCAGGTGCCGGCGACAGATGACGCAATGGTGGTGCAAGCGGCCGGCGGGACCAACTATGGTTCAAATACTCAACTGTCGGCGCGCGGTGGGGGAACAGCTCAGATCGAATCGTTCCTGCATTTCGATCTTCCGACCGCGCCCATCGGATACACACTCACCGGCGCCACGTTCACGGTCAGGACCTCTACCGACCCTGCGGCAGGATCGATCGACACGTTCACGCTTTCAACGGCCGCCGACGGTTGGACAGAAGCAGGTCTGACCTGGAATAACAGGCCGACCACATCCGCGCAAACAATGGGAACGATGGGTCCAATGACCGCGACCAACACTCAGTACGTCGGGGCGCTCTCGATCGAGACCCTCGGTTCGCTGCTCGGACAAACGGTATCGGCTCGATTCACAGGCAACGGCAGCGATAACGTGCGTCTGTGGTCGACCGAGTCGGGAACGGCGAGCTATCGTCCCATGATCACCTTGACCTACACGCCGAACGCATGA
- a CDS encoding acyltransferase, whose amino-acid sequence MAVWLLPAGPVKNRLLRRLGHQIDPGARARSNFVWGVDSFVMEPGSRIGKWNLIKHMSTVSVGSGASIGRLNVISSHPVYVRLYPVGARLDLGSRAKITSRHQLDCSGGLRVGELSSIAGHDTRVLSHSVDLARDAQVAYPIVIGERSFVGARCLLLGGAVLPARSVLAAGSVLPHLKGHPAAGLWAGVPAEYKRPVSGEWFDRETTSTSRVFIPDTDTTVENAL is encoded by the coding sequence ATGGCCGTTTGGCTGCTTCCTGCCGGACCGGTGAAGAATCGCCTGCTCCGACGCCTCGGGCACCAAATAGATCCTGGCGCGCGCGCACGCTCGAACTTTGTGTGGGGCGTCGACTCGTTCGTGATGGAACCGGGAAGTCGCATCGGTAAATGGAACCTGATCAAACACATGTCGACCGTGTCGGTCGGGTCCGGTGCATCGATCGGGCGTCTCAATGTCATTTCCTCTCACCCGGTATATGTGCGGCTCTACCCCGTTGGCGCCAGACTCGACCTTGGCTCGCGTGCAAAAATTACGAGCCGTCACCAGCTCGATTGTTCCGGCGGGTTGCGGGTTGGTGAGCTGTCATCGATCGCCGGGCACGACACCCGAGTGTTGTCTCACAGCGTTGACCTCGCACGTGACGCCCAGGTCGCGTACCCGATCGTCATCGGTGAACGGAGTTTCGTGGGTGCGCGATGCCTCCTTCTGGGCGGTGCGGTCCTTCCCGCCAGGTCGGTCCTCGCCGCGGGGTCGGTTCTGCCGCACCTCAAAGGTCATCCGGCAGCGGGCCTCTGGGCCGGCGTACCGGCGGAGTATAAGCGTCCTGTGAGCGGCGAATGGTTTGACCGGGAGACGACCTCCACGTCGCGCGTCTTCATTCCTGATACCGATACCACCGTCGAGAATGCCCTGTGA